One window of the Procambarus clarkii isolate CNS0578487 chromosome 89, FALCON_Pclarkii_2.0, whole genome shotgun sequence genome contains the following:
- the LOC123773367 gene encoding golgin subfamily A member 2 isoform X3 has protein sequence MVQPLNSRRLPVLVEATRESGCQLRQFQKKKGTKRMVEGGSKDGGSEVEGSLTEESSVQSESGTLSSRASSVDLASEEFTEIREDPTSREDSDALSHKQSLPQNVTNGENGTYSAGVIHQIFLPDASDPGIQITDGEMEAGASSALCTPTNIAHVTQNKLDLSDVSSTSTLPHEIGKLGNNDVCMLESSTSRVEDESSCAVVNDTLTLGDHQTQTINDEESHIVNKLGYSSQLPVAENKIFTHDSFLLTPQSCSDSTSSLPVLSHNEASCNVSEEVVTNVPFIQPTETTEQKFYTRESNPTCQRVTSSDTTLLHLSQEELGTEVFPSDSNSVHEQPDSSDVFEGEGSVSSETSASVTTAIHVSTGESQDRPILKSSSESLRQISLQLSGLMSESEASAPALPNMTISELERRNAELAALLQNESQTSMQQAQYTFQLKAQLERLEAELSAAQAVINSAAGGGAREVESLREQLQVHIQTIGILVSEKSELQSNLTHANHALKQKSGEVIELDGRLSASRQRVGELEASLKDLTSKCTAAKSLQDSLSKELDASKMANFKTNKVSEDLKASVAELTERLSVKTSDYDKLCSQLTDTKSQLAMAQLHVQQLRDGTSEEIQSQLEKVQASHLESQRQLQATQAALSQAHAENSKIALQYQQYTTQLATQTQSLQEQMKQLMMEKEALAVALEETKAELEAVSQPSPSPSFNHAEMAAESERLDQSVTTLQEEKLQLKEQNAALINDNNQLSKLVDQLSHTVEELEMKMERNKTEEVDTSRLLAAMQSDKVAAARALTQNKQLKEQLEELQSGFIIMSNKKLELTEKLEKELHIRKALNQEIATLNEDLTNMKQHLVDKDREIVTLKENGESLGRQLMLSRSQNNASQMTQHTQEMTKEISRYEERVNELEEKLRLSQVEMEEYSKQNSKLHSLIEEYSCQARGKDESLQSVNVNTTQDTSLPNDDDDDGSKKLMAKIATLTSSVSKLEMERNNLQSQLDAEKARCAKLSQESTVREHLSESVITSQPTAATSKDSSIESFKSLQEAHKALEERFSRCMLQVAELSDDKQRLEHVIQQLQVETETIGDYITIYQFQRGVMKQQARERELELSSLMHEREEMRTKLATLQDLMASLAQEKGPDQEKLIKMTRVIKSQSTVMHGAENGGVPLINGSSEEEATEHTSINTTKAVNMEVQPLQKESKSSTTDSNASRSTNQCHVEENPSKKTTAKSPTVQRILDLLNEMEATSQVEHCGLQKFHPCPLCSGKLITV, from the exons TTACGACAGTTCCAGAAGAAGAAAGGCACAAAACGCATGGTTGAAGGTGGCAGCAAGGATGGCGGCTCAGAAGTGGAG GGTAGCTTAACAGAGGAATCAAGTGTACAGTCCGAGTCAGGCACTCTCTCATCACGTGCATCTTCGGTTGATTTGGCTTCAGAGGAATTCACTGAAATAAGAGAGGATCCTACTTCTAGAGAGGATTCTGATGCCTTATCTCATAAACAGTCCCTTCCTCAGAATGTGACCAATGGTGAGAATGGAACATATTCAGCTGGTGTAATccatcaaatatttcttcctgatGCCTCTGACCCAGGAATTCAAATTACAGACGGGGAGATGGAAGCAGGAGCTTCATCAGCTCTCTGCACACCAACAAATATAGCGCACGTGACTCAGAATAAATTAGATTTATCTGATGTATCATCAACTTCTACCTTGCCCCATGAAATTGGGAAATTGGGTAACAATGATGTATGTATGCTTGAATCATCAACTTCAAGAGTTGAAGATGAAAGTAGTTGTGCTGTAGTAAACGATACGCTCACACTAGGTGATCATCAAACACAAACGATAAATGATGAAGAAAGCCATATAGTAAACAAACTTGGTTATTCCTCTCAACTTCCTGTGGCAGAAAATAAAATTTTTACCCATGATTCATTTTTGTTAACTCCCCAGTCATGCTCTGATAGTACAAGCTCATTGCCAGTGCTATCACACAATGAAGCATCATGTAATGTAAGCGAAGAGGTTGTCACAAATGTTCCATTCATCCAGCCGACAGAAACTACCGAACAAAAGTTTTATACGAGAGAGAGCAATCCTACTTGCCAGCGTGTAACTTCATCAGATACCACTTTACTACACCTCTCTCAAGAGGAACTAGGTACAGAGGTTTTTCCCAGTGACAGTAATTCTGTACATGAACAGCCAGATTCCTCTGATGTATTTGAGGGGGAAGGATCAGTTAGCTCTGAAACATCAGCAAGTGTGACAACTGCAATACATGTATCCACTGGCGAGAGTCAAGACCGACCTATACTGAAATCATCTTCCGAGAGCTTACGACAAATATCCCTACAACTCAGTGGCCTTATGAGTGAAAGTGAGGCTTCAG CACCTGCATTGCCGAACATGACAATATCTGAACTAGAACGCCGAAATGCTGAGTTGGCAGCTCTCTTGCAAAATGAGTCTCAAACCTCTATGCAACAAGCACAGTACACATTCCAGTTG AAAGCCCAgctggagaggttggaagcagagCTGAGTGCTGCCCAGGCAGTCATAAACTCTGCTGCAGGTGGAGGAGCAAGAGAAGTGGAGAGCTTGAGAGAACAGCTCCAGGTGCATATTCAGACTATTGGCATTTTGGTATCTGAGAAGTCAGAGCTGCAGTCCAATCTTACTCATGCCAATCATGCTCTCAAACAAAAGTCAG GAGAAGTAATAGAGCTTGATGGGCGTTTGAGTGCATCACGCCAGCGTGTAGGGGAACTTGAAGCTAGTCTTAAAGATCTGACTTCAAAATGTACTGCTGCAAAATCATTACAAGACAGTCTTTCAAAAGAGCTTGATGCTTCCAAGATGGCAAATTTCAAAACCAA CAAAGTCAGTGAAGACCTGAAAGCATCTGTTGCAGAGTTGACTGAGCGTCTAAGTGTGAAGACTAGTGATTATGACAAACTGTGTTCCCAGCTGACAGATACCAAGAGTCAGCTGGCCATGGCACAGCTGCATGTACAGCAG CTGAGAGATGGTACAAGTGAAGAAATACAGTCACAGCTTGAGAAGGTACAGGCATCTCACTTAGAGAGCCAGAGACAACTTCAAGCAACTCAAGCTGCTCTCTCTCAGGCACATGCTGAGAACTCTAAGATAGCGTTGCAGTACCAGCAGTACACCACACAACTGGCAACGCAGACTCAGAGTTTGCAAGAACAA atgAAGCAATTGATGATGGAAAAAGAAGCATTAGCAGTGGCTCTTGAAGAGACAAAAGCTGAGCTTGAGGCCGTGTCACAACCAAGTCCTTCACCATCCTTTAATCACGCTGAAATGGCAGCCGAGAGCGAGCGTTTGGACCAGTCTGTTACCACATTACAAGAAGAGAAGCTCCAGTTAAAAGAACAAAATGCTGCTCTG ATAAATGATAACAACCAACTTTCAAAACTGGTGGACCAGCTGTCTCACACTGTGGAGGAACTCGAAATGAAGATGGAACGTAACAAAACGGAAGAGGTGGACACATCTCGGCTTCTTGCAGCCATGCAGAGTGACAAAGTTGCAGCTGCTCGTGCTCTCACTCAAAATAAGCAACTTAAAGAACAGCTGGAGGAACTACAGAGTGGCTTTATCATAATG AGCAACAAGAAATTAGAACTGACAGAGAAGTTAGAAAAAGAATTGCATATAAGAAAAGCTCTCAACCAAGAGATCGCAACGCTGAATGAAGATTTGACTAACATGAA GCAGCATTTAGTAGACAAAGATCGTGAGATTGTAACCCTTAAAGAGAATGGAGAATCTCTTGGTAGACAGTTGATGTTGTCACGAAGCCAGAATAATGCAAGCCAGATGACACAACATACCCAAGAAATGACCAAGGAAATTTCAAGATATGAAGAGCGTGTGAATGAACTAGAAGAGAAGCTAAGATTATCTCAG gtTGAAATGGAAGAATATTCAAAGCAGAACTCTAAACTTCACAGCCTTATAGAAGAATATAGTTGTCAAGCAAGAGGGAAAGATGAAAGTCTGCAGTCAGTGAATGTAAACACTACACAAGACACAAGTTTGCCAA atgatgatgatgatgatggaagtaAAAAGCTGATGGCAAAGATAGCTACACTGACATCATCAGTAAGCAAACTTGAGATGGAGCGTAACAATTTGCAGTCTCAGCTGGATGCAGAGAAGGCAAGATGTGCAAAATTGTCACAAGAATCCACAGTCAGAGAACACCTCTCCGAATCTGTAATAACATCTCAACCAACAG CAGCAACAAGCAAAGATTCATCAATAGAAAGTTTCAAGAGCTTGCAGGAAGCTCATAAAGCCCTGGAAGAAAGATTTAGTCGATGTATGTTGCAAGTAGCGGAGCTGAGTGATGACAAACAACGTCTGGAACACGTAATACAACAACTGCAGGTTGAGACAGAAACTATAG GGGATTATATAACAATTTACCAGTTCCAGCGAGGAGTGATGAAACAACAGGCACGAGAGCGTGAACTAGAGCTGTCTAGCCTCATGCATGAGCGAGAGGAAATGAGGACTAAGCTTGCAACTTTACAG gaCTTGATGGCATCTCTGGCACAGGAAAAGGGACCCGACCAAGAGAAGCTGATCAAAATGACTCGGGTTATCAAGAGTCAGTCTACAGTCATGCATGGTGCAG AGAATGGTGGAGTTCCACTCATCAATGGTAGTAGTGAAGAAGAGGCTACCGAACATACATCAATAAACACAACAAAAGCTGTAAACATGGAGGTACAGCCACTCCAAAAAGAAAGTAAGTCTTCCACGACTGACTCAAATGCATCTAGAAGCACTAATCAATGCCATGTTGAAGAAAATCCATCAAAGAAAACAACAGCCAAGAGTCCAACTGTACAGAGAATATTGGACCTGCTAAACGAAATGGAGGCTACCAGTCAAGTTGAACACTGTGGCTTGCAAAAGTTCCATCCCTGTCCCCTGTGTTCAGGAAAGCTTATAACTGTATAG
- the LOC123773367 gene encoding golgin subfamily A member 2 isoform X1 yields the protein MTSLIMRRHHWRRLDQSTLRSSSSNMADSAREQKLAAARKKLRQFQKKKGTKRMVEGGSKDGGSEVEGSLTEESSVQSESGTLSSRASSVDLASEEFTEIREDPTSREDSDALSHKQSLPQNVTNGENGTYSAGVIHQIFLPDASDPGIQITDGEMEAGASSALCTPTNIAHVTQNKLDLSDVSSTSTLPHEIGKLGNNDVCMLESSTSRVEDESSCAVVNDTLTLGDHQTQTINDEESHIVNKLGYSSQLPVAENKIFTHDSFLLTPQSCSDSTSSLPVLSHNEASCNVSEEVVTNVPFIQPTETTEQKFYTRESNPTCQRVTSSDTTLLHLSQEELGTEVFPSDSNSVHEQPDSSDVFEGEGSVSSETSASVTTAIHVSTGESQDRPILKSSSESLRQISLQLSGLMSESEASAPALPNMTISELERRNAELAALLQNESQTSMQQAQYTFQLKAQLERLEAELSAAQAVINSAAGGGAREVESLREQLQVHIQTIGILVSEKSELQSNLTHANHALKQKSGEVIELDGRLSASRQRVGELEASLKDLTSKCTAAKSLQDSLSKELDASKMANFKTNKVSEDLKASVAELTERLSVKTSDYDKLCSQLTDTKSQLAMAQLHVQQLRDGTSEEIQSQLEKVQASHLESQRQLQATQAALSQAHAENSKIALQYQQYTTQLATQTQSLQEQMKQLMMEKEALAVALEETKAELEAVSQPSPSPSFNHAEMAAESERLDQSVTTLQEEKLQLKEQNAALINDNNQLSKLVDQLSHTVEELEMKMERNKTEEVDTSRLLAAMQSDKVAAARALTQNKQLKEQLEELQSGFIIMSNKKLELTEKLEKELHIRKALNQEIATLNEDLTNMKQHLVDKDREIVTLKENGESLGRQLMLSRSQNNASQMTQHTQEMTKEISRYEERVNELEEKLRLSQVEMEEYSKQNSKLHSLIEEYSCQARGKDESLQSVNVNTTQDTSLPNDDDDDGSKKLMAKIATLTSSVSKLEMERNNLQSQLDAEKARCAKLSQESTVREHLSESVITSQPTAATSKDSSIESFKSLQEAHKALEERFSRCMLQVAELSDDKQRLEHVIQQLQVETETIGDYITIYQFQRGVMKQQARERELELSSLMHEREEMRTKLATLQDLMASLAQEKGPDQEKLIKMTRVIKSQSTVMHGAENGGVPLINGSSEEEATEHTSINTTKAVNMEVQPLQKESKSSTTDSNASRSTNQCHVEENPSKKTTAKSPTVQRILDLLNEMEATSQVEHCGLQKFHPCPLCSGKLITV from the exons TTACGACAGTTCCAGAAGAAGAAAGGCACAAAACGCATGGTTGAAGGTGGCAGCAAGGATGGCGGCTCAGAAGTGGAG GGTAGCTTAACAGAGGAATCAAGTGTACAGTCCGAGTCAGGCACTCTCTCATCACGTGCATCTTCGGTTGATTTGGCTTCAGAGGAATTCACTGAAATAAGAGAGGATCCTACTTCTAGAGAGGATTCTGATGCCTTATCTCATAAACAGTCCCTTCCTCAGAATGTGACCAATGGTGAGAATGGAACATATTCAGCTGGTGTAATccatcaaatatttcttcctgatGCCTCTGACCCAGGAATTCAAATTACAGACGGGGAGATGGAAGCAGGAGCTTCATCAGCTCTCTGCACACCAACAAATATAGCGCACGTGACTCAGAATAAATTAGATTTATCTGATGTATCATCAACTTCTACCTTGCCCCATGAAATTGGGAAATTGGGTAACAATGATGTATGTATGCTTGAATCATCAACTTCAAGAGTTGAAGATGAAAGTAGTTGTGCTGTAGTAAACGATACGCTCACACTAGGTGATCATCAAACACAAACGATAAATGATGAAGAAAGCCATATAGTAAACAAACTTGGTTATTCCTCTCAACTTCCTGTGGCAGAAAATAAAATTTTTACCCATGATTCATTTTTGTTAACTCCCCAGTCATGCTCTGATAGTACAAGCTCATTGCCAGTGCTATCACACAATGAAGCATCATGTAATGTAAGCGAAGAGGTTGTCACAAATGTTCCATTCATCCAGCCGACAGAAACTACCGAACAAAAGTTTTATACGAGAGAGAGCAATCCTACTTGCCAGCGTGTAACTTCATCAGATACCACTTTACTACACCTCTCTCAAGAGGAACTAGGTACAGAGGTTTTTCCCAGTGACAGTAATTCTGTACATGAACAGCCAGATTCCTCTGATGTATTTGAGGGGGAAGGATCAGTTAGCTCTGAAACATCAGCAAGTGTGACAACTGCAATACATGTATCCACTGGCGAGAGTCAAGACCGACCTATACTGAAATCATCTTCCGAGAGCTTACGACAAATATCCCTACAACTCAGTGGCCTTATGAGTGAAAGTGAGGCTTCAG CACCTGCATTGCCGAACATGACAATATCTGAACTAGAACGCCGAAATGCTGAGTTGGCAGCTCTCTTGCAAAATGAGTCTCAAACCTCTATGCAACAAGCACAGTACACATTCCAGTTG AAAGCCCAgctggagaggttggaagcagagCTGAGTGCTGCCCAGGCAGTCATAAACTCTGCTGCAGGTGGAGGAGCAAGAGAAGTGGAGAGCTTGAGAGAACAGCTCCAGGTGCATATTCAGACTATTGGCATTTTGGTATCTGAGAAGTCAGAGCTGCAGTCCAATCTTACTCATGCCAATCATGCTCTCAAACAAAAGTCAG GAGAAGTAATAGAGCTTGATGGGCGTTTGAGTGCATCACGCCAGCGTGTAGGGGAACTTGAAGCTAGTCTTAAAGATCTGACTTCAAAATGTACTGCTGCAAAATCATTACAAGACAGTCTTTCAAAAGAGCTTGATGCTTCCAAGATGGCAAATTTCAAAACCAA CAAAGTCAGTGAAGACCTGAAAGCATCTGTTGCAGAGTTGACTGAGCGTCTAAGTGTGAAGACTAGTGATTATGACAAACTGTGTTCCCAGCTGACAGATACCAAGAGTCAGCTGGCCATGGCACAGCTGCATGTACAGCAG CTGAGAGATGGTACAAGTGAAGAAATACAGTCACAGCTTGAGAAGGTACAGGCATCTCACTTAGAGAGCCAGAGACAACTTCAAGCAACTCAAGCTGCTCTCTCTCAGGCACATGCTGAGAACTCTAAGATAGCGTTGCAGTACCAGCAGTACACCACACAACTGGCAACGCAGACTCAGAGTTTGCAAGAACAA atgAAGCAATTGATGATGGAAAAAGAAGCATTAGCAGTGGCTCTTGAAGAGACAAAAGCTGAGCTTGAGGCCGTGTCACAACCAAGTCCTTCACCATCCTTTAATCACGCTGAAATGGCAGCCGAGAGCGAGCGTTTGGACCAGTCTGTTACCACATTACAAGAAGAGAAGCTCCAGTTAAAAGAACAAAATGCTGCTCTG ATAAATGATAACAACCAACTTTCAAAACTGGTGGACCAGCTGTCTCACACTGTGGAGGAACTCGAAATGAAGATGGAACGTAACAAAACGGAAGAGGTGGACACATCTCGGCTTCTTGCAGCCATGCAGAGTGACAAAGTTGCAGCTGCTCGTGCTCTCACTCAAAATAAGCAACTTAAAGAACAGCTGGAGGAACTACAGAGTGGCTTTATCATAATG AGCAACAAGAAATTAGAACTGACAGAGAAGTTAGAAAAAGAATTGCATATAAGAAAAGCTCTCAACCAAGAGATCGCAACGCTGAATGAAGATTTGACTAACATGAA GCAGCATTTAGTAGACAAAGATCGTGAGATTGTAACCCTTAAAGAGAATGGAGAATCTCTTGGTAGACAGTTGATGTTGTCACGAAGCCAGAATAATGCAAGCCAGATGACACAACATACCCAAGAAATGACCAAGGAAATTTCAAGATATGAAGAGCGTGTGAATGAACTAGAAGAGAAGCTAAGATTATCTCAG gtTGAAATGGAAGAATATTCAAAGCAGAACTCTAAACTTCACAGCCTTATAGAAGAATATAGTTGTCAAGCAAGAGGGAAAGATGAAAGTCTGCAGTCAGTGAATGTAAACACTACACAAGACACAAGTTTGCCAA atgatgatgatgatgatggaagtaAAAAGCTGATGGCAAAGATAGCTACACTGACATCATCAGTAAGCAAACTTGAGATGGAGCGTAACAATTTGCAGTCTCAGCTGGATGCAGAGAAGGCAAGATGTGCAAAATTGTCACAAGAATCCACAGTCAGAGAACACCTCTCCGAATCTGTAATAACATCTCAACCAACAG CAGCAACAAGCAAAGATTCATCAATAGAAAGTTTCAAGAGCTTGCAGGAAGCTCATAAAGCCCTGGAAGAAAGATTTAGTCGATGTATGTTGCAAGTAGCGGAGCTGAGTGATGACAAACAACGTCTGGAACACGTAATACAACAACTGCAGGTTGAGACAGAAACTATAG GGGATTATATAACAATTTACCAGTTCCAGCGAGGAGTGATGAAACAACAGGCACGAGAGCGTGAACTAGAGCTGTCTAGCCTCATGCATGAGCGAGAGGAAATGAGGACTAAGCTTGCAACTTTACAG gaCTTGATGGCATCTCTGGCACAGGAAAAGGGACCCGACCAAGAGAAGCTGATCAAAATGACTCGGGTTATCAAGAGTCAGTCTACAGTCATGCATGGTGCAG AGAATGGTGGAGTTCCACTCATCAATGGTAGTAGTGAAGAAGAGGCTACCGAACATACATCAATAAACACAACAAAAGCTGTAAACATGGAGGTACAGCCACTCCAAAAAGAAAGTAAGTCTTCCACGACTGACTCAAATGCATCTAGAAGCACTAATCAATGCCATGTTGAAGAAAATCCATCAAAGAAAACAACAGCCAAGAGTCCAACTGTACAGAGAATATTGGACCTGCTAAACGAAATGGAGGCTACCAGTCAAGTTGAACACTGTGGCTTGCAAAAGTTCCATCCCTGTCCCCTGTGTTCAGGAAAGCTTATAACTGTATAG